The stretch of DNA CCTTGGCAACTTCACCAACAGTCGGGCGGGAAATTTCGGTAATTTCTGGAATCACATAGACCGGTAGGCTGCTGTGGCCCGGGCGCACGGTCGCCTGGATAGAGGCAAGGTCCCCTGGATCGGCACGGTTGACCATCATGGCCAGCAGCGAGCATTTCTCGGCGGCAAGTTCCTTGCGGGCAACGTCCACGGCGTCGGCAATCTCCGCCGGCGTCAACCCGCGGGCACCCACAACCGCCAACATGGGCAGGCCAAGATTGTTCGCCAGACGGGCGTTGAGATCGAATTCCACCGCTGCGTCCTGGCCCGTCAGATCCGTGCCTTCAACGATGACAACATCGGCGTTCTTAGCGATTTCGCTGAAGATCTCCACAGCACGGGCATCGATTTCTGCGCGCCTTCCGGCCGCCANAAGGGCGCGGGCTTCCTTGGTTGTCATGCCCGCACGGCAGGTTTCCGNGGGCAGTTTATAGATGCGCCGCAGCATCAGAACCGTGGGATCGTGCTCGGGATCGGCGGCGGAGGTGATGGGGCGAAAGAACCCGATCTTGTCCGCACGCCGGTGAAGGGCATCCGCCAGCCCCAGGGAAACAATAGTCTTTCCGGAGCCAGGAGTGGTGGCACTGACATAAATTCCACGGGTCATTGTCAATTTCTTACCTTTCGCGTGTCTACCCCATCCAAGCACGCAACGGTTCACTCCGGCACGCAGTGCGGTGCGAATCACCATGATGGCACTGCTGTTTACTTCTTCGCCCTAGAGTTGAATCATGGACGGAATGAGTGAACTTTTGTTTGGCCGCATCAGCGGGCCTCTCGAGGCAGCAGTGACCGTCTTCTCCCTGGTGGGGGTACTGACGTTGTGTGTTGGCCTGGCATTGCTGGCCCGGCGCCACGAGGCCGGGTGGTGGTTGGTGGCGGGCTCATTCGTATTCTCCGAACTAGCTGCGCTGCTGGGCCAGCTCAACCTGCTGAGTTTGGGCACCAACACTGCTAGTTCCATATTCCTGATCGCGGCGGGGACTGCCGTACGGCTNATTTTAGGTGCTGGTATTGGCATCTACGGGTTGCTNCTCTTTTCAAAGTACCCACTCACCGCAGCTAGGCTACGTGGCATCACCTTGCGCCGTTTCCGGGGCTCCGATTTACTGGCCCCGCTGGCCGTAGCCGTGATTTTCGCCGTGGCGACCATGCTCCCGTTCCTTTCTTGGCATGCCTCCAGCACGCTGATTCTGGGTCCTGGAACTGACCTGATGGCNCTTTTCGTCTCGGCGGTGTTGCTGGGATTGCTGCCGGCAGGGTTGCTCGGCTTGGCCCACCGCAGCCGTTGGGCGTGGTTCCTGATTGTTATTTCCACGCTCGTGAGCATTGTGGGTGCGGTGCTTGCGGCCAGTGGCTCGGTGCTGATTTTCCTGTCCATCGCCGTCGTGGCCCTAGCCATCTACGGCTGGGGAGCGTGGAAAAGCATCCCGGCGCAGAAGTCTTCGCGTTCTTGAGCCACGTCAAGGCTGCGGCGCGCAGATCATCAATTAGCATGACCGTGTACACCAACCAAAGTCACCGTCCTGGCAAGGTTTTCACCCTTGCGGCCGCCACCTCCTGCCAAGAATCGTAGCCCCGCCTCATGATCCTTCCCGATCGACTCATCGCGGCGTTGCTGCGCGTGACGAAAGCAAATTCAGCCTTTGTCACGGAAGCCGGAGCCGACGCCCGCCTGCGTGAACGCATCCTTCGNCCCCGGCCTTATGGCCCGCCNCGTCGGCTCAGGGCGGACGTGCTTGTCTCGGCCGCACAAAATGATGCGGGCTGGCCCGTCTACTCGGTGACGCCCCGCAACGCGAGCCCCGCNGGCAGCGTCTTGTATGTCCACGGCGGAGGGTGGGTTGGCGAGATCGCACCTCAGCACTGGCAGCTGATCGCCCAAATTGCTGCCGAAGCCAGGACCACCGTCCAGGTCCTGATCTANCCCCTCATCCCGTACGGGACGGCACAGGACGTGGTCGACGGCGTGACCGGTGCGGTCCTCGCCGCGATCCACCTGCACGGGCCCACTGTCCTGGCCGGGGACTCCGCTGGAGGGCAGATCGTGCTCTCAAGTGTCCTGCAGCTTCGTGACCGGCACGGCGTCATCTTGCCCCGGACCATCGCCATCTCCCCGGCCGTTGATCTGTCCATGAAGAATCCCGATATCGCCGCCGTTCAGCCAAGCGATCCCTGGCTCGGCACGAAGGGCACGCAGCTTTTCATTGACCTGTGGAAAGACACTCTGGAGGTGAATGACCCTACTGTCAGNCCCCTCAACGGCGAGCTGGCGGGTCTGGGTCCCATCACAGTGTTCACCGGAACCCGCGACATCCTCTACCCCGACGGTCTTCTTNNTGCAGAGAAAGCAGCCAAGGCGGGCGTTGCTGTCGAGTTCATCGAGCTCGCGGGCCAAATCCATGTGTACCCACTGCTGCCGACGGCGATCGGGCGGGAAGCGCGCAAGGAGATCGTGGCACGAGTGCATCAGGCGTGCTGGAACTGACCCCGAAATGCCACCGACGCGGGCAAATTAGTGGTGTTCGCGGACCTTACCCGGCCCGAACGGCAGCCACGGCGCACTGTATCTAAACTGTTGCCCGTCGCCTGGCCCCACGGTGAACGCCACTTCACCAAAGCGCCACATGCGGTTGAACAAGAAGATCGTCACGTCGGCGGGGTCGGTGCCGGGCACCTTCCAGTTCCGTGTGCCCCACTGCGTCGGTTGGGCTGTGCCATTGACCACGACCGTTGGTTTCGGCACCCAGCCCGGCCAAGGTTTGCGCAGGGTCAGTTCGAAACGGCGGATCTCATTCGGGGCAGGGTTCACACCCGTCAGCCTACCGGGGCCATCGGCGTGAGCGTGCAGCTGGTGCACCCTGTGCATGAGGCACCAGTTTCATCCTCTAGCCTGAATCAATGACTAATGCCGCAGAACAATGGGGAAACGTGGCTGCCACCTGGTGGCAAGCCGTGCTCAATGGTTTTACCCACACAGAAGTCCCCGCAGTCCCGGCCGTGCTTTTGCTCGGCATCGTTGCCGCGGCAGTGGTATTGAGTATTCCCCGCGTGACATGGCGCTGGTTCGGGCTCTACGTGACCTTTGTTCATGAACTGGGGCACGCCTTTGCCGCTCTCATGACGGGCCGTTTCATTCACGGTTTGAAGATCGGGTTGGACCATTCCGGCCAGTTGGTCAGCAGCGGGCGGCGCGGTTTCAGTGCCACCTGGTCAGGNTTTTGGGGCTATCCGGCCCCGGCTGTGGTGGGTGTAGCACTCGTTTGGTCGGTGTCGGCCGGATGGGCCGGGGCAGCGGCATCCATCGGCGCCCTCATCCTCTTGGTGGCCTTGATTTTCCTGCGCAATTTCACCGGCATCGTGGTGGCCTTGGTCAGCGCAGCCATCGCCCAATCACTGGTCATGTTCGCGGACCCCATCACTGTCAGCTACCTCACCCTGGCCCTAGGCATTGCCCTGGGTGTTGGTTCGGTGCGGGACTTCTTCAAGGTGGCCGCCGTCCACACCCGGCGCCGCAACCAGCTTGCCAGTTCCGACGCCTTCATTCTTGCCCAGTCCACCGGGGTCCCGTCATGGCTGTGGCTCACGGGATTTGCCCTGGTCATCGCAGCCTCCGCAGCCCTTTCGGGCTGGCTGCTCTGGGGCCTGCTGGGCGCTTAGTCCCGCGGGCGCATCAGCGGAGGTCAGTCCCGCGGGCGCATCAGCGGAGGGTTCAGCACGGCCCTGCTGGGCTGCCCCGCTACCGGACGGGCCGCTTCGGCCAGCCGGAAAAGCGCAGCTGGCCGCCCTGTGTCTCCTGCTGTCATGCGCCCTGTATCTTCTAGGAAGCCTGGTGTGCCGGTGGCCTTGCGGTGGAAATTGCGCGGGTCCAGGCGCGTTCCCCAGACCGCCTCGTACACGGTGCGCAGGGCGGCAATGGTAAATTCGCTGCCGCAGAATGCGGCCCCGAGCGGTGAGTATTCAAGCTTTGACCTGGCCCGCTCCAGTGCATCGGTGAGGATCCGCTCATGGTCGAAGGCAAGCTGCAGCTCGCCTTCGAGTATCCGGCTGACCGGGTACCACCTGGCATGTTCGGCGTCACTGCCAGCCGCCAGCACCGGAAAGTTGGGGGCGAGCAGCAGGTGCGCCACGGCGAGCACATNCCNCCTGGGATCACGGCCAGCAGGCCCGTAGCTACCCAGCTGCTCGAGGTGTCCGGGGACATCCGCCACACCTGCCTCCTCGGCCAGTTCGCGGCTCGCCGCCGCCGCCAGGTCCTCCCNCGCCAGCACAAAACCGCCCGGCAGGGCTAGCTGACCCCGGAAGGGCTCGATAAGGCGGGTGATGAGCAGGACGTTCAGTGCGCCGTTCAGCACGGTGAGAGCGGCAACGTCCACCGCCACAGGGAACCNGCTCGGGCACGGGTGAGATTGGGGCATGGTCCTATCGTAAACAGTTATCGTCATGTTGACAATAAAGCCGTGATGCATCTACGCTTTGGTTATCGTCATTTTGACGAAAAGAATGAATTAAGGAGAATACCGTGGCCAACATCAAGCGATACCCCTGGATCAACCACTTCCTCGGCGGCCCCACCGGCTACGTCGTGCACCTGCANAAAGGCGCCGTCAAACACCAGGGCGTTGGCCAATCATTCTGGTACCGGCCAGCAAACTCGGTGCTCAGCGAGGTGCCCGTGGACGATCAAGAGCTACCAACCCTCTTCCACGCCATCACCCGTGACCACCAGGACGTGAGCATTCAGGCCAATGTCACCTACCGCTTCATTGACCCGGTGGCGGTCTCGCGCCGGCTCGACTTCGGCCTGCGCCCATCAAGCCCGGGCCCGGCAGGGACAGACGCCGCAACAGGAAGGGAGCAGGTCGCCACCATCATTGGGCAGCTGTGCCAGAGCCACGCACTGGACCTGATCGCCACCACCACCATCGCCGAGGCACTGGCCAGTGGCGTCAGCCAGCTCCGTGGTGTCCTCACCGGCGCACTGCAGGCGGACGCCCGGCTGCAGTCCACGGGCATAGAAATCCTCGGCGTGCAGGTATTGGCCGTGCGGCCGGAGTCTGACGTTGAACGCGCCTTACAGACGCCGGTCCGCGAACACCTCCAGGCTGAAGCGGACCGGGCCGTGTACGAGCGCCGGGCACTCGCCGTCGAACGCGAACGCACCATCTCAGAAAATGAGATGGCCAGCCAGATTGAACTGGCCACCCGCCGCGAACAGCTGGTTGGCCAAGAAGGCGCCAACGCGCGGCGCCAGGCCGGGGANAAAGCCGCTGCGGAGCTCATCCATGCGCAGGCCGCCGCTGAACGTCAGGACATCAGCACCGCCGCCGAAGCCAAGAAGATTCAGCTGGTGGGCGAGGCCGATGCAGCCCGCGAAGGTGCCACCATGGCGGTCTACCGGGACATGGAGCAGGCCACGCTGATGGCGTTGGCCCTGAGGGAGGCGGCCGGATCGCTGCCTAACATCGGTAACCTCACCATCACCCCGGACCTGCTCAGCGGGGCGCTGGCTGGACTGTTCGGCGCCCCTGGCACACTCAGTGCTACTGCCACGGCTACCGGCACCGGCACCGGCACCGGGAAATAGGGTATTGCCATGGCCACCCCACGTCTTGTCATCGTCCACCGGCGCACCGAGCTCCAGGAACTTCTGGACCGGCACGCAACCCGCGGCCAGGCCGAGTTCTTCCTGCGCACCCGGGGCCGCACACTGGGTGAGGTCCAACAGCGCCACGACCGTCTCAGCGCCGCATTGGCCATGGTCCGCTCCGGTGTACCGCCCGCATGGCGGCACGCTGAGGTGGAGCGGGCGGATCTGAGCCGCTTCCTACCCACACCCGAGGACGTCGTCGCGGTTGTGGGCCAGGACGGCTTGGTCGCCAATGTGGCAAAGTACCTCAACGGTCAGCCCGTGCTCGGGATTGANCCCGAGCCCGGCGCCAATCCAGGCGTGCTGGTCCGGCACACNCCGGACGCGGCATCGCTGCTGCTGGCGAAAATGGCAGACGGGACGGTGCCGGTGTGCCGCGAGCTCACCACCGTGACAGCCCGGCTTGATGACGGTCAGGAGCTTTCAGGGCTCAATGAGGTGTTCCTCGGGCACCCCTCACATCAATCGGCCAGGTACCGAATCAGCACACCCGGNGGCGGCACCGAGCGGCAGTCGTCGTCCGGGCTGATCGTCTCCACCGGGACCGGGGCCACCGGGTGGTGCGCCTCGATCGCCCTGGACCGTGGCGGACGGGCGTTACCGGAGCCGACCGATCCACGTCTCGCCTGGTTTGTCCGTGAGGCGTGGCCCTCNCCCGCCACAGGGGCTTCCCTGACGGAGGGGCGCCTGGATGCGGGTGACTCGCTGCGTATCACCGTTGAATCGGACAAGCTGGTGGTGTTTGGCGACGGCATGGAGGAGGACCGGCTGACCGCTTCCTGGGGTCAGGAAGTCACGGTCCAGCTCGGGAAACGCCCGTTACGCCTGGTTAGCTAGTGCCGCACCCGGTAATGCAGATGGACGACGCCGTTATCAAAGGCCCGCTGGTCCAGCAGTTCCAGCCGGGTTGTGTATGAATGGGGCAGGGCCGGTTTCCCTCCACCCACAACTATGGGTGCAAGGAAGAGGTGGATCTCATCCACCAGCCCGGCGTTGAGGGCAAGAGCGCCAAGCTCGGCCCCACCCACCGAGAGGTCGTCCGTAGCCTGCTCTTTCATGGTGCGGATGAGCTCCGGATCAAAGGTGCGCTCGATGCGCGTCTTGGCAGTGTCCACCTTCTCCAGGGTCCGGGAGAAGACCACTTNTTGTCCTTGGTGCCAAATAGCCGCGAAGTCGCGCACCACGCGAGTCTGGTCCGCTTTGCCATAGACGGATTCCCACACTTTCATGGTTTGGTACAGCCGCCGGCCGTAAAGGTAAGTGCCAATGCCCCGTTCCAAGTTATTGATGTAGCTGTGCACCTCGTCATCGGGCACGCCCCAATCGAAGCTGCCATCCCTGTCCTCGATGTAGCCGTCCAAGGATGTAATGGCGGCGTAAACTAATTTGGCCATGGCGGGTACCTCCAATGCATGACTGACTGAACTCTTCTTCAGTATTCACTTCCCGGGGCCCTCCGGAAGGCTACCGGCCCATCTNTTTCAGCAACCACTTCACGGCTTGGTCCCNCTGATTGCCGAATGGGTCCTCGTTGGCAACATACGTCCAGGTGGAGGACGCCCGGCGGATACCAGCAGCTTCCAGGTCCACGCCGTCGTGGGTCATTTCAAGCGCCTCAAGAATTTCCAAAGCACTTTCATTCACCCTGTCAAAGAAGCCCTCAAAGGAATTAATAGTTTCTCGCCGGTATTCATCCAACGGGTTTTGCCGCCCCAGAGCCCGCAGGTGGATGGCTGCCCGTTGTTCTGCGAGTAACGCCAGATGGTCACTCCACTGGGCATCCAGTTCAANAAGCATCACAGCCCTGCAAACACGGGCCAGTTCTGCATCTCCTAGTGCGATGCGCAGTTCCGCCAAGCGGCTGGAACCGGTCTGGAGGCTTTNCAAAATCTCCAGGTCGCCAGCATCCTTGCGCAGAACCTTGCCTCTTTCGGACAACACCACTTGGCGTTGGTAAGCGATCAGCTCGTTATATTTCCAGGAGTTTTGCTGCGTTGCGAAGCGTTCCTGCTCGGCTAGCCGCTGAGCCCTGTCCAGGAGCTTTGAGACGCCCACCTTGGTGACCAGTCCGGCGTCGTCAGCTTCCTGGGCAACGGAATCACTGAGTTCCAGGCCATGCGCCTCCTGCCCATTGGCCGCTGGATCCTCCATGCTGGAGAAAATGATGCTGGCGCCGGGATCGCCCTGCCGCCCCGCACGCCCGCGCAGCTGAGCGTCCAGGCGCGGCGAATAGTAGCGGCCCACGATGATGACCAGTAGCCCGCCGAGAGCGGCCACGTTGCTGTGCCCGGCAGCATCGGCAGGGCTGCCNNGGGCACAGTGGTGCCATCCATTGAAGCGCCACCCCAGCGGGTGCCACCCGCTGGGGTGCCACCACGGGGTTCCGCCGAGCAGAATGTCAGTGCCGCGCCCGGCCATCTGCGTTGATACGGTGAGCGCATCTCTGCGACCGGCCTGGGCAATAATGTGCGCTTCAAGGCTGTCATTGCGGGCATTGAGAACCTGAACGGTAATGCCTCGCTCAACCAGCAGAGCCGCGAACCGTTCGGAGGTGGCCACATCATGGGTGCCGATCAGAACCGGCTGACCGGTGGCGTGGGTCTGCACCGCAGCCTCAATGACTGCGGCATCTCGCTGAACTCCCGTGGCATAAACCTGCTCAGGACGGTCTTGACGGATACAGGTTTTGTGGGACGGAATCCGGCCAGCGCCGAGGTTGTAGTGGGTGCGCAGGTACTCCGCAACGGCCACCGCTGTTCCGCTCATGCCAGTGACGCGGGCAANAGACTTGATCAGATCCCGCACCAACAGCTGGTCAAGGACCTCACCTTGTTCGGTTTTATGCAACCCCTCCTTGGTTTCCACGGCGGCTTGCAAGCCGTCGGGCCAGCGCTGCAGGTTTGCCACACGGCCACGGGAATCTGAGACAATCTCGGCTTTGCCGTCGCGCACAATGTAATCCACGTCGCGCTGCAAGAGAACCTGTGCGTGCAGAGCCACGTTGATGGATGAAAACAGTGGTGTGCCAGCCGCTGAATACAGTTCTATCTCAGGCCATCTCTCTTCAACGCTGCGCAGGCCTGCATCGGTCAAGGAGACGTTGCGTTTATCGGCTTCAACGGTGTAATCGATGGTGGGTTCAAGGGTTCTGACGAAGTCGGCAACATCCACACTTTGAAGTTCGTCCCGTGCCCGTCCTGCCAAGATCAGGGGCACGGTTGCTTCATCCACTAGCACCGAATCAATCTCGTCAATGATGCAAACATCAAAGGNTTCCAGGACAGCCTGCTCGGGTTCGGTGCACGTCCTATCCCTTAAGACGTCGAACCCCAGCTCGTTGACAGAGATGTACACAATGTCCCCGCGGTAGGCGTCCTGACGCTCTGGCGCTGTGGAACTGTCGGTGACGGATGCTGCGCTCACGTCCAGGGCGTCAAAGTATGGTTTCATCCATGCAGCGTCGCGGGCAGAGAGGTAGTCGTTGACCGTCAGTACATGGACGCGATGCCCGCTCAGGGCGTGTGCCCCAGCAACAAGAGCGCCCACCAGCGTTTTACCTTCGCCGGTGTCCATTTCCACCACTGTGCCACGCAACATGTTGGCCGCGGCCAACAACTGTGTGTCAAAGGGAGTCATTGCAAGGGTTTCTGTGGCTGTCACGGAAGCGCAGAACAAGTAGTCTTCAAGTTCCGGGTCCGTCCACGACGTTGCGTCTGCTGTTTTCCGGAGTTCACCCAACAGCTGGGCCATTTCAGTGCTTCCGCTGCCGGTTGCCGCGGCCCGCTTCACAGCACGGCCAATAATGCCGTCAAGGCTTTCTGTGCTGACAACTCCCGNGGTGTTGAAGAGCCAGTTCTTGAAATTCTTAGGGAGACGCAAAGTTCCTCGAGTCATTGGGCGTTTCATCCAACCAGTGGTGTTTACAACGTACCTGTGCCGCGAAGAAGGTGGCAACAAGCTACGGCGGTGGCTGTGAAAATACTCCAGCTGTGCCGCCAATGAAATGGTGATCAGCCCCTCAACAACAGTTTCTTGCCCATAGTGCGTCACCGCACATGATGGATAGTTGCCATGCATTGAACACCAGCCCAAGCCATTGCCACCTGGTTCGCCTGGTTCGCCAACCGCTACTGGACGTTCCGGCAGCGCCACTTCGAGCGAGTCAGGGCGGGGTCTATTTCCTAATTTGGCTCCGGGCTCTTGAGCCGAAGGCTCAGAGACTCCGCTCAATAACAGCGTCAATTTCCGAAGCAGTGACACCGTTCGCCAGCAGGAATTTCCGTACATCCATGGTGTCAGCAAATGCTCGCACAGCCTGGCCACGGCCCCGCACCACATCAGACAATTCCGCCGGCTCAATGTGCCGCTCATAGGGATGTTTTACTGGCGCCACCAAATGCCAGTCGTTGATGCCCCGCGTCGCCAATTCATCCTGAGCCTCGGCACGATCCGCCTGCCCCACCAACGCCAGCAACATCGTCGCAATCAGCCCGGTTCTGTCCCGCCCGGCCGAGCAGTGAATCACCACAGCCCNCTGCGCCGCCGCCAGTTCTTTGAACACCGCCGCCACTTGTTGCGGAAACAGCCGCACAATGTCCTGGTACAGGCGCGGATGGTTCATATAGGNGTAAAACAATTCCCGATAGCGCGGATCCTGCGGGTCTTCCGTTGGTGATTGCACCACGGCGAACCGCGCCAACACATCCGCACCCATCACTGGGTCGGTGGGCCTGCGCTTGCGCTCCCCGGNGTTCCGCAAATCGATGACTGTGCGGACGCCGTCGTCAAAGAGTTGCCCCCACCCGTGTTCGGTCAGCCACTCGCTGCGGCCCATACGGTAGATGTCGCCCGTTAGCAGACGGGCGTTGACGGCGCCTTCCCACTGCAGGCCAGCTGGTTCACAGTCCCCACGTCAGCGCTTCTTGGCGAGGCGGAAATCCAAGGCGCTGCGGACCTGCGGCCATTCGGAGGCAATGATGGAAAACACAACGGTATCGCGCAACGTGCCATTGGCCAGGCGGCGGTGTGCCCGCAAAATTCCGTCTTGTTTGGCCCNCAGCCGGGCGATGGCATCTCGGGATTGCACATTCATCCAATGCGTATGGAACTCCACTACTTCACAGCCCAGCGTCTCAAAGGCATGGCTGAGCAACAGTCNTTTGCTATCCGGATTTGTCCCCGAGCCCTGAGCACTGGCCGCATTCCATGTTGCACCAATAGCCAGCCGGGGTACCTCCAGATCAATGGCGTAGTAACTGGTCAGCCCTATGATTTGGCTTGGCTCCCCTGTCAGAGTGTCGTTAAACCTAGTGGTGAAGGACAGCTCAGAGCCGGAGCCCTGCGCAGCCAAGCGCCGTTCAATCTCGGCGCTCATGGCTTCGGGCCGCGGGACTGATGTGTACCAAAGGTTCCACAGCTCGCCGTCGGATGCCGCAGTGACAAGGCCATCGTGATGGTCCATGCTCAGCGGCTCAAGGGTTACGTACTTGCCGCGCAGGGTGATCGGTACAAGTGCAGTCATGGAAAACACTAGCCCATGGCCAGCCAGAAGTTTATCCACTTTTCCCATTCCCAGTGATGCGCATGATTCCACCGGATCCCGTTAATATCTGCGCTGGCGGACACCACGGGCCAGGCCGCCGAGATGCAAATCCGCCTCAGCCAAGGCGATGAAGTGATCAGAGGGAAGCGGAGATGACCCAGACTAGCTCCGCTTGGCTCGCTTTAGTTGACGTACATCATCAAATCCGGCCTCGGGTGCGCCGAGTTCTGGCGCTCGGGGATGCAACATTTTCGTTCAGAACCAAGACATAACTTCGCAACGGCCTCCACCTGTTCCATCGGGTACAACCTGATAAACAGAGATCACCACTGACACAAGACCATGAAGTTCAGTGGTGTAGGAACAAGGTTTGGTTGACGTGTGAGCATGTTGAGCACTGAAAACCCATCGTTAGTTATCAACAATTATTTGCGCCTCTTTCATACATTGATTCCCGCGTCTTCTGGTCGTTCTTTGCGCGCCCCTCCGCCTCGATCCAGCGTCCATCACGGGGTGGCGATTATGACGGGCGGAACAACGTATGAGACCTCACCGAGTTTGAACGGCCTGCCACTTCAATAGACTCGTCTCATGAGTGAGACTGCCGCCAATTCGGTGACCCTTCGTTTCCTTGCCGCCCCCACCGACGTCGGGCACAGCGGCTCCGTGGATGCTGGGACGGTCCTGGAGTGGGTGGACAAGGCAGCCTACGCCGCCGCCGTCGGCTGGTCCAAGTCTTATTGCGTGACAGCTTATGTGGGCAACATCCGCTTTGCCGATCCTGTCAATAGCGGGGACATGGTGGAAGTGGAGGCCACTATCGTCTACACCGGACGGTCATCGATGCACATCCGCACGGTCGTTTCCTCGGGTGACCCCAAAGGCGGCACCCCGACGATGCGCAGCGAGTGCATCGTCATCTTCGTGGCTGTGGGCGCAGACGGCAAACCTATCCCGGTNGCCCCGGTTGAGCCAACCACACTGAAGGAAATTGAACATCACGATGATGCGCTTGCCCGAATCAAAGTCCGGGAAGAGATCGTGGCGGCCATGAAGGCGCAGGAATACACCGATGCGGGAACGGCCGAGCGCGTAGTCCTGAGATTCATGGCAGCCCCTACAGACGTGAACTGGGGCGGCAAGGTCCACGGAGGTATCGTCATGAAGTGGATCGACGAAGCCGCCTACGTGTGCGCCTCCCGTTACTGCGGGAATGACACCGTGGCGGTGTTTTCTGGCGGCGTGAGGTTCTACCGGCCGCTGCTGATCGGCCACGTGGTGGAAGTGGAGGCTCGGCTGGTCTACACGGGAACGAAAGGCATGCACATTGCAGTCCACGTACGGTCTGGAGATCCCAAAGAACGTGAGATGAACCTGACCACCTACTGCCTGACCGTGATGGTGGCACGCGATGACGCAGGAAACTCGGTGCCAGTTCAGCCCTGGATACCGGCAACCGAAGAGGACAAACGCCTGCGCGCCCACGCCCGGGAACTGCTCGAAATCCGCGGCAGGATGCCAAGAAACAAAGTCCCCAACCACCTGTTGACAGCTGGCAACCCCACTACTCCGGGCACGACAGTTAGTTCCGTTTCGTCACAGTAGCAGCTAGCGGTTCCCGAGTGGCTGCAGGTTGCCCCAATGCCACGTTGTTCACGCAGTTCCAGACCCGGCTACGCTCTTCAGAAGAAGTCACCGCCACCCACCCCAACGTCAAGCAAGCCCATGTACTCAAAAGACAAGGCTTGAAACCAGCAGACATAGGCAAAATCCTCGGAACAAGCCGCGCCACCGTCTACCGATATCTCTCTATGGAACCCGGATAAAACAGCAGACAAGCTCGGAGAATGCAAGAAGAATGCCTGGAGTTGCCTACCCAACACTTGGCCCCGAGCTAGCGCAAGTGTCTGGAGACTGGGTAGGAGGGCAAAGCCGCCAGTACATCAGTCGGCGGCTTTCCATCATAGGTTGCTCGGGCGCCTGCCTGTTGGGCGACGTATTCAAACCCCCAGGGTCTAATGTTGTCGTGCCAAGGATCCCCTTCGTAGGGCTCCCTCGAATGTACTCGTGGAAGTGCGGTTGACCACCCCTAGCTCCTTGATATACGGGATGAGCACCCGGGCTGATGCAG from Arthrobacter polaris encodes:
- a CDS encoding GNAT family N-acetyltransferase, with amino-acid sequence MTALVPITLRGKYVTLEPLSMDHHDGLVTAASDGELWNLWYTSVPRPEAMSAEIERRLAAQGSGSELSFTTRFNDTLTGEPSQIIGLTSYYAIDLEVPRLAIGATWNAASAQGSGTNPDSKXLLLSHAFETLGCEVVEFHTHWMNVQSRDAIARLXAKQDGILRAHRRLANGTLRDTVVFSIIASEWPQVRSALDFRLAKKR
- a CDS encoding acyl-CoA thioesterase, whose protein sequence is MSETAANSVTLRFLAAPTDVGHSGSVDAGTVLEWVDKAAYAAAVGWSKSYCVTAYVGNIRFADPVNSGDMVEVEATIVYTGRSSMHIRTVVSSGDPKGGTPTMRSECIVIFVAVGADGKPIPVAPVEPTTLKEIEHHDDALARIKVREEIVAAMKAQEYTDAGTAERVVLRFMAAPTDVNWGGKVHGGIVMKWIDEAAYVCASRYCGNDTVAVFSGGVRFYRPLLIGHVVEVEARLVYTGTKGMHIAVHVRSGDPKEREMNLTTYCLTVMVARDDAGNSVPVQPWIPATEEDKRLRAHARELLEIRGRMPRNKVPNHLLTAGNPTTPGTTVSSVSSQ